From Streptomyces sp. TLI_235, a single genomic window includes:
- a CDS encoding RND superfamily putative drug exporter, whose product MPPRRIRFLLPLALVLVWLALGGAFGSFAGRLSEVSTNDRAAFLPKSAESTRVAALEKGFQAEGSLPVIVVWEAREGSVTAAQRTAADRALRAAAAVPGATGQASPAQPSADGRALEGVVALRSDLGRATVDSVDAVRARVAQVPGTTVALAGPAAIAADLGGAFAGIDGLLLGVALGVVLVILLAVYRSFLLPLLVIVGAVFALGVACALVYVLAQHGVVRVDGQIQGLLSILVIGAATDYALLLTARFREELPLHPDRFAAMRTAWRRSAEPIVASGLTVALGLLVLLLSDLTNNRALGPVGAIGICCAVVSALTFLPAALVLCGRAAYWPARPPADGSAPVHGIWRRVASLVGRRPRTTWVAALAALVACAAFAPALDARGVAQTDLFVKEQPSVVAQRVLSAHFPGGSGNPAVIVAKEDRAAAVTAAARAVPGVSAVAAFTGGAPDGPAKVVDGLVRLDATLADPADGDAAVATVLRLRTAVHAVTGADALVGGYTAQQEDTRATASRDRGVIVPVVLLCILLILIVLLRSLVAPLLLAASVALSYLAVLGVCAVVFPHVFGFPATDPSVPLYGYVFLVALGVDYNIFLMTRAREESLRHGTREGVLRALTATGGVITSAGVVLAATFAALGVIPLAFLVQIAFIVAFGVLLDTLLVRSLLVPALVHDLGARAWWPARIDPAGSPAEPVGEQVPAAR is encoded by the coding sequence GTGCCACCTCGCCGTATCCGGTTCCTGCTGCCCCTGGCCCTCGTCCTCGTCTGGCTCGCGCTGGGCGGGGCCTTCGGCTCCTTCGCGGGCCGCCTGTCCGAGGTGTCCACCAACGACCGGGCCGCGTTCCTGCCGAAGAGCGCCGAGTCCACCAGGGTCGCCGCGCTGGAGAAGGGCTTCCAGGCCGAGGGCAGCCTCCCGGTGATCGTGGTCTGGGAGGCCCGCGAGGGCTCGGTCACCGCCGCGCAGCGCACCGCCGCCGACCGCGCGCTGCGGGCGGCCGCAGCGGTGCCGGGCGCGACCGGCCAGGCCTCCCCCGCCCAGCCGTCCGCGGACGGGCGCGCGCTGGAGGGCGTGGTGGCGCTCCGCTCCGACCTCGGCCGGGCGACCGTGGACAGCGTGGACGCCGTCCGCGCCCGGGTCGCGCAGGTGCCCGGCACCACCGTCGCACTGGCCGGCCCGGCGGCGATCGCGGCGGACCTCGGCGGCGCCTTCGCCGGCATCGACGGCCTGCTGCTGGGCGTCGCGCTCGGAGTGGTCCTGGTGATCCTGCTCGCCGTCTACCGCAGCTTTCTGCTGCCGCTGCTGGTGATCGTCGGCGCGGTCTTCGCGCTCGGAGTCGCCTGCGCCCTGGTGTACGTGCTGGCGCAGCACGGCGTGGTCCGGGTGGACGGGCAGATCCAGGGCCTGCTGTCGATCCTGGTGATCGGCGCGGCGACCGACTACGCCCTGCTGCTGACCGCCCGCTTCCGCGAGGAGCTTCCGCTGCACCCGGACCGGTTCGCCGCGATGCGGACGGCCTGGCGGCGCTCCGCCGAGCCGATCGTCGCGTCCGGGCTGACGGTCGCCCTGGGCCTGCTGGTGCTGCTGCTCTCCGACCTGACGAACAACCGGGCGCTCGGCCCGGTCGGGGCGATCGGCATCTGCTGCGCGGTGGTCTCGGCGCTGACCTTCCTGCCCGCCGCGCTGGTGCTGTGCGGCCGCGCCGCCTACTGGCCGGCCCGGCCGCCGGCGGACGGTTCCGCCCCGGTGCACGGCATCTGGCGGCGGGTGGCCTCGCTGGTGGGGCGCCGGCCCCGGACGACCTGGGTGGCGGCCCTGGCCGCGCTGGTGGCCTGCGCCGCCTTCGCGCCCGCGCTGGACGCCCGCGGTGTCGCGCAGACCGACCTGTTCGTCAAGGAGCAGCCGAGCGTCGTCGCCCAGCGGGTGCTGTCGGCGCACTTCCCCGGCGGCTCCGGCAACCCCGCGGTGATCGTCGCGAAGGAGGACCGGGCGGCGGCGGTCACGGCGGCCGCCCGCGCCGTCCCCGGGGTGAGCGCGGTCGCGGCCTTCACCGGCGGCGCGCCGGACGGCCCGGCGAAGGTGGTCGACGGCCTCGTCCGGCTGGACGCCACCCTGGCCGACCCGGCGGACGGCGACGCCGCCGTGGCGACGGTGCTCCGGCTGCGCACCGCCGTCCACGCGGTGACGGGCGCGGACGCCCTGGTCGGCGGCTACACCGCGCAGCAGGAGGACACCCGGGCGACCGCCTCGCGGGACCGCGGCGTGATCGTCCCGGTGGTGCTGCTGTGCATCCTGCTGATCCTGATCGTGCTGCTGCGCTCGCTGGTGGCGCCGCTGCTGCTGGCGGCGAGCGTGGCACTGTCGTACCTGGCGGTGCTCGGCGTCTGCGCGGTGGTCTTCCCGCACGTGTTCGGCTTCCCGGCCACCGACCCGTCCGTCCCGCTGTACGGCTACGTCTTCCTGGTGGCGCTGGGCGTGGACTACAACATCTTCCTGATGACCCGGGCCCGCGAGGAGTCCCTGCGGCACGGCACCCGGGAGGGCGTGCTGCGGGCGCTCACCGCGACCGGCGGGGTGATCACCTCGGCGGGCGTGGTGCTGGCCGCGACGTTCGCCGCCCTCGGTGTGATCCCGCTGGCGTTCCTGGTGCAGATCGCCTTCATCGTCGCCTTCGGCGTGCTGCTGGACACCCTGCTGGTCCGCTCGCTGCTCGTCCCCGCGCTCGTCCACGACCTCGGTGCGCGGGCCTGGTGGCCGGCCAGGATCGACCCCGCGGGCAGCCCGGCGGAGCCGGTCGGCGAGCAGGTCCCGGCGGCCCGCTGA
- a CDS encoding NAD(P)H-dependent glutamate synthase small subunit, with protein MADPKAFLTTPRLLRTRRAVAARVHDWEEVYEHRALLPIISDQAARCMDCGLPFCHQACPLGNLVPEWNRLVSADDWRDAVERLAATNNFPEFTGRLCPAPCESACVLGIIADPVTIKNVELAIADHAWEHGLEPPRPPGRRTGRTVSVVGSGPAGLAAAQQLTRAGHTVTVYERTDRIGGLLRYGIPDFRLEKHRLDRRIEQLRAEGTRFRTGVAVGRDLPADRLRADSDAVVIAVGATAWRELPVPGRESTGIHQAMEYLPLANRVVAGDLPQSPVSAHGRHVVVIGGGDTAADCVGTAIRQEALDVRQLDINPRPPEDRPQAQPWPVHPKVHRATTSHEEAGELRPPALPDPDIRAYASTTVCFDADGGGHVTAVRIADAAPGSRTPVAGTEHALPADLVLLALGFSGPEHGTGLAEQLGLGLDGRGNLARDGRFAAGPEGVFVAGDAGRGQSLVVWAIAEGRAAAAAVHRYLTGRDELPSPITPADHAITAEDLPPLPA; from the coding sequence ATGGCCGACCCCAAGGCGTTCCTCACCACGCCGCGGCTGCTCCGCACCCGCCGTGCCGTCGCGGCCCGGGTGCACGACTGGGAGGAGGTGTACGAGCACCGGGCGCTGCTCCCGATCATCAGCGACCAGGCGGCCCGCTGCATGGACTGCGGCCTCCCCTTCTGCCACCAGGCCTGTCCGCTGGGCAATCTCGTCCCGGAGTGGAACCGGCTGGTCTCCGCGGACGACTGGCGCGACGCCGTCGAGCGGCTGGCCGCCACCAACAACTTCCCGGAGTTCACCGGCCGGCTCTGCCCGGCGCCCTGCGAGAGCGCCTGCGTGCTGGGCATCATCGCCGACCCGGTGACCATCAAGAACGTCGAACTGGCCATCGCCGACCATGCCTGGGAGCACGGGCTGGAGCCGCCGCGACCGCCCGGGCGCCGCACCGGCCGCACCGTCTCGGTGGTCGGCTCCGGCCCGGCCGGGCTGGCCGCCGCCCAGCAGCTCACCCGGGCCGGCCACACCGTCACCGTGTACGAGCGCACCGACCGGATCGGCGGCCTGCTGCGCTACGGCATCCCGGACTTCCGGCTGGAGAAGCACCGCCTGGACCGCCGGATCGAGCAGCTCCGGGCGGAGGGGACGCGGTTCCGCACCGGCGTGGCCGTCGGCCGGGACCTGCCCGCCGACCGGCTGCGGGCCGACAGCGACGCCGTCGTGATCGCGGTCGGCGCCACCGCCTGGCGCGAACTCCCGGTCCCCGGCAGGGAGTCGACCGGCATCCACCAGGCGATGGAGTACCTGCCGCTGGCCAACCGGGTGGTGGCCGGCGACCTGCCGCAGTCCCCGGTCAGCGCGCACGGCCGGCATGTGGTGGTGATCGGCGGCGGCGACACCGCGGCCGACTGCGTCGGCACCGCCATCCGCCAGGAGGCACTGGATGTCCGGCAGTTGGACATCAACCCGCGGCCGCCGGAGGACCGTCCGCAGGCGCAGCCGTGGCCGGTCCACCCCAAGGTGCACCGGGCGACCACCTCGCACGAGGAGGCCGGCGAACTACGGCCGCCCGCACTGCCGGACCCTGACATCCGGGCCTACGCCTCGACCACCGTGTGCTTCGACGCGGACGGCGGCGGGCACGTCACCGCCGTCCGGATCGCCGACGCGGCGCCCGGCAGCCGCACGCCGGTGGCCGGCACCGAGCACGCGCTCCCGGCCGACCTGGTGCTGCTCGCCCTGGGCTTCTCCGGCCCGGAGCACGGCACCGGTCTGGCCGAGCAGTTGGGCCTCGGCCTGGACGGCCGCGGCAACCTGGCGAGGGACGGGCGGTTCGCCGCCGGGCCGGAGGGCGTCTTCGTCGCGGGCGACGCGGGCCGCGGACAGTCCCTGGTCGTCTGGGCGATCGCCGAGGGCCGGGCGGCGGCCGCGGCCGTGCACCGCTACCTCACCGGTCGGGACGAACTGCCCTCCCCGATCACCCCGGCCGACCACGCCATCACCGCCGAGGACCTGCCGCCGCTGCCCGCCTGA
- a CDS encoding LysR family transcriptional regulator, translated as MQSGMDLNLLVALDVLLEERSVSGAAARLHLSEPATSRTLGRIRRALGDPVLVRAGRSMVPTPHALAIHPEVRAVVERARGLFSAAGQVDLRTLDRTFTVLAHDAFAAAHGAALFARTAAEAPGVRLRFLGESHVDAPALREGTADLEVGVIDTTAPEVRVEQLYEDRMLAVVRPGHPLLDGPSTPERFAAGRHLGVSRRGRPHGPIDTALAELGLSRTVVGTVATYPAALFVLRTTDLVGLTTARSRHLAEALGLVAVEIPLDLPALPFGLAWHPRHDADPAHAWLRSCVRELLTRD; from the coding sequence ATGCAATCGGGAATGGACCTCAACCTGCTGGTCGCGCTGGACGTCCTGCTGGAGGAGCGCAGTGTGTCGGGGGCGGCGGCCCGGCTGCACCTGTCCGAGCCGGCGACGAGCCGCACCCTGGGCAGGATCCGCCGGGCGCTCGGTGATCCCGTGCTCGTCCGGGCGGGCCGGTCGATGGTCCCCACCCCGCACGCCCTCGCGATCCACCCGGAGGTGCGGGCGGTGGTGGAGCGCGCCCGCGGGCTGTTCAGCGCCGCCGGACAGGTCGATCTGCGCACCCTGGACCGGACGTTCACCGTCCTCGCGCACGACGCCTTCGCCGCCGCGCACGGGGCGGCGCTGTTCGCCCGCACCGCGGCGGAGGCGCCAGGGGTACGGCTGCGCTTCCTCGGCGAGAGCCATGTGGACGCGCCGGCGCTGCGTGAGGGCACCGCGGACCTGGAGGTCGGCGTGATCGACACCACCGCGCCCGAGGTGCGGGTGGAACAGCTCTACGAGGACCGCATGCTGGCCGTCGTCCGGCCCGGACACCCGCTGCTGGACGGGCCGTCGACCCCGGAGCGGTTCGCCGCCGGGCGGCATCTCGGAGTCTCCCGGCGCGGCCGGCCGCACGGGCCGATCGACACCGCGCTCGCCGAACTCGGGCTCTCCCGCACGGTGGTGGGCACGGTGGCGACCTATCCGGCGGCGCTCTTCGTGCTGCGGACCACCGACCTGGTCGGCCTGACCACCGCCCGCAGCCGCCACCTGGCCGAGGCGCTCGGCCTGGTGGCGGTCGAGATCCCGCTGGACCTGCCCGCGCTGCCGTTCGGCCTGGCCTGGCACCCGCGGCACGACGCCGACCCGGCGCACGCCTGGCTGCGCTCCTGCGTACGGGAGTTGCTGACGCGGGACTGA
- a CDS encoding putative MFS family arabinose efflux permease (manually curated), which translates to MPENTPPALRRSTLLAMCACVLVAQSMVAAVNLMIPQLAASALHPSSDGLLWTVDAYVIVFAGLLIPAGACGDRWGRRRALLAGLALFAAGACLSATGGSLGSVAALMAGRAVSGAGAALIMPATMAVLVHLAGPERRVQALASWTLAVGLGGLAGNVGGGLTAQFLPWPALFWAMLPLSGLLAAAVLRTVPDLPRHDSTPDPAGSALLIGGTTAVLYGIIEGPSHGWASAAVLAGFAVGAALLTAFTGYGLAARRPLIDPRVFRSRRLRAAVLGTAASFFGLFALFFVNSQFLQYAKGYSAARTGFAIVPLTVGMALVPRFAGRLQARHGVRPVAGAGLALIGAGLLGVSTAGPGTPYPVYALWLLLLSAGMGMSAPGLTHTVVSELPPGQAGLGAGLNTAARELGAALGVAVVGTVLASRTGGGTAHGPAEFTAGMAVGLRVVAVPVLLAALAVFLGLRGRPGAEQAVPAPEPAAKAV; encoded by the exons ATGCCCGAAAACACCCCGCCGGCCCTGCGCCGGTCCACCCTGCTCGCGATGTGCGCCTGCGTGCTCGTCGCCCAGAGCATGGTCGCGGCGGTCAACCTGATGATCCCTCAGCTCGCCGCCTCCGCCCTGCATCCCTCCTCGGACGGGCTGCTGTGGACGGTCGACGCGTACGTCATCGTCTTCGCCGGGCTGCTCATCCCGGCCGGCGCCTGCGGCGACCGCTGGGGCCGGCGGCGGGCGCTGCTCGCCGGCCTCGCCCTGTTCGCCGCCGGCGCCTGCCTGAGCGCGACCGGCGGCTCCCTCGGCTCGGTCGCCGCACTGATG GCGGGGCGCGCGGTCTCCGGCGCAGGCGCCGCGCTGATCATGCCCGCCACCATGGCGGTCCTCGTCCACCTGGCCGGCCCGGAGCGGCGCGTGCAGGCCCTCGCCTCCTGGACACTGGCGGTCGGCCTCGGCGGCCTGGCGGGGAACGTCGGCGGCGGACTGACCGCCCAGTTCCTGCCCTGGCCGGCGCTGTTCTGGGCGATGCTCCCGCTCTCCGGGCTGCTCGCCGCGGCCGTGCTGCGCACCGTCCCCGATCTGCCGCGCCACGACTCCACGCCCGACCCGGCCGGCTCGGCCCTGCTCATCGGCGGTACCACCGCGGTGCTCTACGGCATCATCGAGGGCCCGTCGCACGGCTGGGCCTCGGCTGCCGTCCTGGCCGGATTCGCGGTCGGCGCGGCGCTGCTGACCGCCTTCACCGGGTACGGCCTGGCGGCCCGGCGGCCGCTGATCGATCCGCGGGTGTTCCGCTCCCGGCGGCTGCGGGCCGCCGTTCTGGGCACGGCAGCATCGTTTTTCGGCCTTTTCGCGCTGTTCTTCGTCAACTCGCAGTTCCTGCAGTACGCCAAGGGGTACTCGGCGGCCCGCACCGGCTTCGCCATCGTGCCGCTGACCGTCGGCATGGCCCTGGTGCCGCGGTTCGCCGGGCGGCTGCAGGCCAGGCACGGGGTGCGGCCGGTGGCGGGCGCCGGACTGGCGCTGATCGGGGCCGGTCTGCTCGGTGTCTCCACCGCCGGGCCCGGCACCCCGTACCCCGTCTACGCGCTGTGGCTGCTGCTGCTCTCGGCCGGTATGGGCATGTCCGCGCCCGGCCTCACCCACACGGTGGTCTCCGAACTCCCGCCCGGGCAGGCCGGTCTGGGCGCCGGGCTGAACACCGCGGCGCGGGAGCTCGGCGCGGCCCTCGGGGTCGCCGTGGTCGGCACCGTGCTCGCCTCCCGTACGGGCGGCGGCACCGCCCACGGCCCGGCCGAGTTCACCGCCGGCATGGCCGTCGGCCTGCGGGTGGTCGCCGTCCCCGTGCTGCTCGCCGCCCTCGCCGTCTTCCTCGGCCTGCGCGGCCGACCGGGGGCCGAGCAGGCGGTTCCCGCCCCGGAGCCGGCCGCGAAGGCGGTGTGA
- a CDS encoding LysM domain-containing protein: MGFIGSGRHRRPTQTERAVAVAGVAGAGLAIPLLTATGAHAAPVTTWDAVAQCATAGNWGKAAGNGEYGGLQLDLRTWVAYGGDKFASTPDRASKEEQISVAERVLADRGAKAWGHCATTAGLTGEGKPETVEPTVPTTPAPTTTTTTTPTERGASAPVFTGMQGRDANGVYWYQVDGQWYWTTSQEIYDYYTGPAATAPGRSNSTTPTPGQVPTTPPAPGTGTTAPTVPGGTTTTAPGTPAPDTTTAPTIDPITGLPVTPAPSTGAPTATDPTTAPTGPAAPASTSTATEAATATPAPQQTEPATYTVAPGDTLSDISNKNKLGGWKSVYDGNSGTIGQDPDLIKPGQVLKIK, translated from the coding sequence ATGGGTTTCATCGGCTCGGGCCGTCACCGCCGCCCCACCCAGACCGAGCGTGCCGTCGCGGTCGCCGGCGTGGCAGGCGCAGGATTGGCGATCCCCCTGCTCACCGCGACGGGCGCCCACGCCGCCCCGGTCACCACCTGGGACGCCGTCGCCCAGTGCGCCACCGCCGGCAACTGGGGGAAGGCCGCCGGCAACGGCGAATACGGCGGGCTCCAGCTCGACCTCCGCACCTGGGTCGCGTACGGCGGCGACAAGTTCGCCTCCACGCCCGACCGGGCCAGCAAGGAGGAGCAGATCAGCGTCGCCGAGCGGGTCCTCGCGGACCGCGGCGCCAAGGCCTGGGGGCACTGCGCCACCACCGCGGGCCTCACCGGCGAGGGCAAGCCGGAGACCGTCGAGCCGACCGTCCCCACGACCCCGGCTCCGACCACCACCACCACCACCACGCCCACCGAGCGCGGCGCCTCGGCGCCGGTCTTCACCGGCATGCAGGGCCGGGACGCGAACGGCGTGTACTGGTACCAGGTCGACGGGCAGTGGTACTGGACGACGAGCCAGGAGATCTACGACTACTACACCGGCCCGGCGGCCACCGCCCCCGGTCGGTCGAACTCCACCACGCCGACGCCGGGCCAGGTCCCGACCACGCCCCCCGCGCCGGGCACCGGCACCACCGCGCCGACCGTCCCGGGCGGCACCACGACCACGGCGCCGGGCACCCCCGCCCCGGACACCACGACGGCACCGACGATCGACCCGATCACCGGCCTGCCGGTCACCCCGGCCCCGTCCACCGGCGCGCCGACGGCGACCGACCCGACCACCGCCCCGACCGGCCCGGCCGCCCCCGCCTCGACGAGCACCGCGACCGAGGCCGCCACGGCCACCCCGGCGCCGCAGCAGACCGAGCCCGCCACGTACACCGTGGCGCCCGGCGACACGCTGTCCGACATCTCCAACAAGAACAAGCTCGGCGGCTGGAAGTCCGTCTACGACGGCAACTCGGGCACCATCGGCCAGGACCCGGACCTCATCAAGCCCGGCCAGGTCCTGAAGATCAAGTAA